The DNA region GGGCGGCGTCCTCACAGTCGTGGAAAGTGGCCACGCGATAGCCCACAGTGCCCAGGGCATAGCAGCCGGCGGACACCAGCAAGTAGGCCGGCAGTGGCCACAGCACCTCCCGGCATGACGAGGGCAGCTCCAGGCCCAGGGCTCCCGTGGTCAGAGCCGCCCAGGTGGAGCCCAGGAGCGCCAGTCCCCAAAGCCACTGCGCTAACTTCGTCATGGGCACTGCGGGGAGAGAAAGCAGAGCTCGCGGCCCCTTCCGCCCCGCTACCCCCCTCCATCGGAGACcagttctctgtctccctcacccaCCCTCCGTATCACCTACCCTCAGGGCCGCTCCGGCGCCGCTCTCGCCCAGCTCGCCCGCCGCTTTCGGCCCTCAGCCTGCACTCACCCCCGCCGCCCTCTCCCCTGCCCGGCGCAGCTCCGACGTCAGCGTCCCGAAGATCTCTCGGCTCGCGCGGCTTTCTGGGAGTTGTAGTCCTCGCGGCGGCGTCGCGCTCTGCCTCGCGCGGCCTTCTGGGAGTTGTAGTCCCCGCGGTGGCTCCCGGGGGAGTGGCAGCCGCCGCCTGCGTCTAGGCTGCGTTCGCAGAGCCTCCGACGGCGGCCCGAGTGCCCGGGGGCTCCGGTGCAGCGCTGTCCGTGAGGACCCCGCTCTACGCTGGCTGGCGTCCTGCTGAGGACACCCTCAAACTTTGCGAGAAGATGGGAATGTAATCTGGGTCCCCCTAGACTTTATTCACGTATTCTTTCCTTCACTGCAACGTTGCCTGGTCACCGTCATAGCCTTCGGAGAAATGCAGCGGTGCAGACACTCGGCCCCAAAGCGGACGCCTTGACCGCTGACCGTGACGCCTCGAGATAGCTGTTAGAACAGAGGATGTCACCCTTTAATAAAGACCCGCAGCGGAGCAACAGTGCAGCTTGGAGCCCAAGGAAGAGGGGCTCTGGGAGGGGTcttcaaggaaagaaaagtgaGTTTAAGGTATTGAGAGAGGAGTTTTAGGCATGAATCCATGGTAGGTACGTGGAAAACCAAGTAAGGGAAGAGTCGGGCAATTACCAACATCGGGGAAAAGACTCACAAAGAAAGGGCGCGGACAAGAGCCTGCCTGGCAAGGGTCTCCCTGGACATCACTGCCGCTGATCAGCACGCAGCTGCGAGAGAGCACCCCCCAGGGGAACCGCGGGCCACTCCCCGTACAGGGGAAACAGGGCCCTtgcaggaggtggggaaggatgTGTTTGACAGGTTCGAGCTAAGCGGGAGTGTAAGTGAAGGCATCAGCAAGCCTGGGCTGAGAAGTGGACTAGGGTCCACTTGGTAACTacaaaattaagataattaatTTTAGAGAATTATGCAATAGATAACTACTTAATTAAGATAAACATAGAGTGCTGCGTCCAGACGCCTCCACTTGAAGCTTTGCAGGAGGTTGGAAATGGAGGCTGCTTCTCTGTGTCAAAGTAACCTGCCTGGCTCAGACCTCTAGGCCAGAGTGGGATGTTCAGTTCTCACCGATTGATTTCAAATCGCAAAGTGAGTGCCTGCATGATTTTAGAGAAGGAAGTTTCTCAGTCTCATGTCTTTGATGTTAATTAACAAAAGCAGTTTTTACAGATTCACATAGTCTTAGTAAGGACATTACATAACTCAGCTGTGAAGACTATTTTCACAGCCCTAATAATGTAAGCACTGATACTGAGTTAAGTAAACATTGGGATGTATTTGAATTgagtgggtgagggaggggaggctATGAGGAGCCTCATGGATAAAGAGAACCATAGCCTCATCTTCCATGGCAGGTGgtcaattatatctaaaatggaagaaatgaggggcgcctgggtggctcagtccttaagcgtctgccttcggctcaggtcatgatcccagagtcctgggattgagccctgcatcgggatccctgctccacggggagcctgcttctccctctcctactccccctgcttgtgttccctctctcgctgtctctctctctgtcaaataaataaatacaatcttaaataaaaaaataataaaatggaagaaatgaaataataatatgaGCACATTACTAAGAAATATGAGGTGTACCAAGGAAGCAGCCAAGAATCCCAGGAGGGGCTTACAGAGCAGCACGTGCGGAGTTCGGAGAACTGGAACAGGGGACTGGTATTTTTCATTAAGTGCCTTTGTAAAACTAGTTGGCTTTTTAAACTATGTAAATTCCTTTgttaaagtaaaaagacaaaaacatttttaaaaatttgctatatgaggggcgcctgggtggctcacttggttgagcgtccaactcttgatgccagctcaggtcttgatctcagggtcataagttcaagccccccatgtggagcccacttaaaaaaaattggggaggcgcctgggtggctcagtcagttaagcatctgcctttggctcaggtcatgatcccagggtcctgcgatctggctccctgctcagcagggagcctgcttcttcttctccctctgtctgcagccccccttacttgtgctctctgtcaaataaataagtaaaatcttaaaaaaaattttttttttgctatatgaACTTCGAAGCCCCACTCTACTCGCTTCCCCATTCCATCTAAAACCCTACTGGTTGCTCACCTGACTTCCAGACTTCTAGCACAGTTCAGTGGATGGATGTCAGCTTTGTAGATCCAGAAATTCTATTTGATCATCCACAGTAGACCTGGCCCTGAAAGATTACCACTCCCCGGAACAGTTTTTGGGGAAAGATAATGAGAAGGGGCTTGCCCCACAACACATAAAGATAGATAATAAATTATAGCATTATAATAATAATCAGCAGCCAAAGAATAAACATTCATTGAAGGGCTATGATGTGTCGTGCCCTATGGCACATTGTCGtgtttaattttcacagaatGCAGCAGTAGGTACTTTTCTATCGCCGTATATAAATGAGGCAGCTAGAACAGACAGATGGTGAatggtaagtaacttgcccaagatcctgCAGATAGTGAGTAGCAGAGCTATGCCATCCTTCTCGAGGCTTGGTGCTCAGTGATTTCACCCTCCTGGTTCCTGGtccaggaaggggcagagagggatcATCATGGCAACTGACATGCACTGATTGACTGACTGCCTTGCGCCAGGCACTTTGCTGAGCACTTTATGTGCCTGACCTCATTCAGTCTTCACAGCCACCATTTGAAGTGGGTACTATTATCTCCACTTGacaaatgagaacactgaggcaaaCCCCACATAATGTGACTTCTGAGCTTGCCAACTCTGCCATCCAGTATAGCACTTCTCTCcttagatcagtggaacagaataaaaagtgaagaaatagatttaaaaaatataccaattTAGCATATAATAGAGATGGCAACTCAAGTAAGTAAGGGAAGATGGATGATTTAAAAACCATTTGCAACTAGCTTACCATTTGCAAAAGTAAATTGTTATTACACcttattccaaaataaattcccagtgcattaaaaaaaagcaaacaaaccataATGTGAAAAGTGACCATAAATATGCCATAAGAAAATGTGGGTTCATATCTCTCTGTGTTCCACTCAGGCTTCGTGTCCTCCAAGGTTGCAGGGTTGGccaccatcctcctcctctgAGCGCCCAGATGGTCTTGATAGACAGCACTAAGCATGATGATCTGCagcgtttttctttttctttttttttttaagaaaggtttttaaaatttttttattttaaagatttttatttatttatttgacagagagagacacagtgaaagagggaacacaagcagagggagtgggagagggagaggcaagcttcccgcggagcggggagtccgatgtggggctcgatcccaggaccctgagatcatgacctgagccgaaggcagacgcttaacgactgagccacccaggtgcccttctgcAGCGTTTTTCTTTCCCTGCGTGCCCTGCCCAGGGACATTGTGGCTCCAGGACCAAGCACAGTGAGAGAAATCCAGCAGGGCTTCTCTAAATGTAAAaatgagggacagagggaaggacagGTTCATGTCTGATGGTCTCTAGCGAGACGGACCCAGCTCCCCTGGTTCCATGAACTAGAACTACTCCAGAGACTCCCACCGGCTGGACACAACGTCCTTGGCCTTGGATAGTGCTCagcaaacccagcagattcttATAGTCCAGCTCCTTTCTCTTCAGTCTTTTTGCAGACCATCCCTCTTTTGCTGCCACAGGATACACTACATGTGATTATAGCAGGGTATGAGAGGCAGTATGGCTCGGGAGATAAACGTTTGggggtttaggggcgcctgggtggctaagttggttaagcacccgacgcgtgatctcagctcaggtcctgatctcagggtcatgagttcaagccccaagttggactccacgctgggcatggagcctatttaaaaaaaaattaaaaagtgtggGGTTTTAGAGCCTGGCTGTCCTGAGGTTGGgtccttgctctttcttttccttagctGTATGAATTTGGGCAAGTAACATAAtgtttctgggcctcagtttccccgcctAAATAGTGGAGCCAATAGCTGGTCCTCCCTCCTGGGGTTGCCCTGGAGATGAGAAGAGCTAATGTAGGTAGTATGCTTACAACAGTGTGCGGCATGTGGGAAGCATGCATTGGGAGTTAGTCCCTCTTATTGTTATGCTGTCATTCGTCACCTTTTAGGGCTGAGGACGCCCCACAGCACCTCCCCAGCCTTCCCACCATCTTCTGAAGTAAGTTACTTCTGGGGATGGCTCAGCTCATGTTTGTGGGGATTTTCGGCTTTTGCAAGCTTTggtgtcagagaaagacaaactccAAATCTGGAAGCCCTTATTCAACAGTGCACCAAGGATGAGGATGGGGGGATATGCAAAATGAGACACCACACAGAGGAGGAGGGTTGACTTCCAGGGGGAAGGCCTCACAGAGGCCCCGAAGCCCCAGCTGATACTGGAAAGATGAGTGAGAGTTGTTCAGGTTGGGGGGCGGCATGCATGGCCCAGGGAACCCTGAACAAAGCCCAGATGCGGGGAGTAATCCTCTGTGGCTGTCTCTTGGACAAAGACCGCTtcgtgggggagtggcaggagatgaggctggaaaagCAGACCAGGGCCAGGCTACTAGAAGCCCCTTGAAAGTATTTGTATTGTGGGGCAGGCTGTTGGTCCCTGAGGTCGGTGTCTTCACCCCTAGAAGAGCGGGTGGCCCCCATGTGTGCCTGAGTGTCCGGTGTAAGGGAGTCAAGTGTTCTGGGTGCCTACAGTGCCAAGATGATTACTGGGTCCTTGGGGGAGGCCCCACTTAGGTTGCATGGCCTCCATCCCTGTCCCGAGGGCCCCCACAGCTCCACAGAAGCAATAGGACAGACACACATGTAATTAACCAAAACACACCCCACATTATAGCCAGGCTGGAGGGGGACAGAGATCAGAGATGGCGCTGCTGCTCGGACGGAGGAGGGGCTGGCGGCGTCAGGGTTTCCCAGAGAAGGTGAGCCGGAGCAGAAGATGCTAGCCTGAGGGAGGAGGTCCCCAGGCACAGGCTGGGCTGCAGAGAGAAATACTTGGCTGATTCTGGGCATTCGGCAGTTTGGAATTGATGCAGGGTGGAAGGTGAGTTTCAGCAAAGAGTTCAAAATGGGACCACGGCGTGTTGCTCAAAGAATTTGGAGCATATTTAACAAATGTGTGTCGAGCCGTGTTCTAGTGGACAAACCAAACTCCCCGCTTTCAATGAAGCATTCCATGAAAACGGATAAATTTCCTGCTTCAGTGAAGGAAGTGGTGGgagacagacaaacagatcagTATTTAATGTATCAAGTAAGAGCGGCCCTGggagggtaaggggcagaggggtgACGGAGGCCTCCCTGGGAGAGGCGTCTGCATGGACACCTGGATGAAGGCGAGAACCGTGTCCAGGCACCGctgagcggcggcggcggccaaGCTGGGAGGAGCGCAcgaggtgggaggaggtggggcccGAGGCCAGGCGGTAACCACGCTGCCTCAGCAGCATGGCCAGCACCAGTGGGTCTGAAGCTCAACTGCAGCCCTGCCTTCATTTATCAAATTggtgggtggttttttttttttaacttttaaataatctctacacccaacatggggcttgaacccataaccccaagatcaagggtcgcacactctactgagccagccagactccCCTTCATTAACATCTTGAGCAGCTTATTTTAAGCTCTCTTCCGTCTTACCTCATTTCATTTCACTAAAATgggtgtatcagtcagggttctctagagaaacagaactcaTGGGATGGACATATGTATGCaggaagagatttattttaaggaatcgGCTCATGCAATTACAGTGGCTGGCAATCCCAAATCCACAGGGTCTCACTCTGTGAAAACTTGACttccagggcatctgggtggcacagtcggttgagtctctgactcttggtttcggctcaggccgtgatctcagggtcgtggggacgagccccgcattgggctccgcgctcagtgcagagtccgctccagattctctctctccctctccctctgcccctccccctgcatgcatgccctctccctctccctctccctctctcaaatacataaataaaatcttaaaaaaaaaaaaaacaacccacaaacaCAAAACCCTTGACTTCCTCCTCCCTTGGTGgggagtggtgggcagagggCCAGGCCACAGGGCGGGGGAACACAGATacccccaggcaccctgcaggCTGGAGCCCCGGGGCAGCGCTGGGGTTGGGGGTCAAGTCTGAAGGCCAACGGCTGCTGTATTCCCTCCGGGTCTGGGGAGGTCAGTCTTTGGTTCAAGGTAAAAGTTGAAATCGAGAATATCTGTAAAGCACGGAGGACGCCGCCTGGCAAGGTGTGCATCCTCGTCGCTTCACGGGGACGCTTGTCCAACGCCCTGCAGGACGGCACCCATGCGCTCTGCTCAGCCCCTCCACCGCGGCATCTCCTTCTTTACCACAAGCTGAGGCAGGTGTTACTATCCACATTTTCCAGTCGGGGAACTGAAGGTGCAGAGAGCTCACTCAACTTGCCAAAGGACCTTCACCAGGTAAGGGTTCAAAGCCCAAACTAGAAGGAAGGTCagcctgagttcaagccccaggccGTCCCACTGTCCCACGTCCTGTCTGGAACCTGGAACTCTCTGAGTCACAGAGGCTGGAAATgggggctggaggctgagggcaggaagtgggggaggctgggggtgtTATTCCCAGACACTCACACACCGGTGTACGTGCCCCTCAGTCCCAGAAATGCCCAGGAAGCAGCCGGAGGTCAGCCCACAGCAGCTCTTGGCCCAGAAGAGGGGTATGCGGGAGGTTGTTCTGTGCGtcctgcacccccccaccccggacaGTGCAGCTTCACCCTAAAATGGGCGGGCGACCCCCTGCTCTTCCAGCCTGAGGGAAGGGGAGTTCTCAGAGGAGAGTTCCTCACAGGCCCAGAGGCCATTTGGCTGAGGTCTGAGCTCCCAGGGCCTCACACCGAGCCCGGGATGCTCTCTGCACAGCATGCTGGTCACACCACTGCCCCTGacaggacagagaggaggaaCACACCATACAAGGGACTCAAAGCGCTGTTAGGGAATCtccaaatatatacaaatgtagaAACAACCGAACAATGAATCTGAGATGCCCATTATCACAGGGCTTTCTATTATAAGATAGGGCCTGCAGTTGCCcgtgaaggaaaacttcctaaaaATCCTGTAATAATCTTGTTACTAACATGATTATATCATATTGTAATTTTGTGTTAAAAAGTgttcatttggggcgcctgggtggctcagttgttaagcgtctgccttcggctcaggtcatggtcctagggtcctgggatcgagccctgcattgggctccctgctctgcgggaagcctgcttctccctctcccactccccctgcttgtgttgcctctctcgctgtctctctctctgtcaaataaataaataaaatctttaaaaaataaaaaataataaaataaaaagtattcatttgttAAATGCAAACACTTCAaacatgtttccatttttcttcatcttaaggCTTATCTGGAGCCTCAACAGACACAAGGGACCTGTGTCCCAGGGGGCAGCTGTGAGCCCCTTGGGCCCAGGTGGAAGAGAGCTGGTTGGAGGGAAGGACGCCCAGCCCAAGCCCTCGGTTGCAAAGGCtagggagagggggctggggagagggggctgcggggagggggctgtggggagggggtgggggagggggcggggggcaggggcctCTGGAGCTTCCTGCCAGGCTTCGGCTGTCACTCCAGGTGATGCAGGGGCCTCCCTCTGGGGCCACCAGGGGCTTCCCTGTTTGTCTCTCTAGGAGCCCAAGCAAATAGCCTTTCCAGCACAAGGTCTGTGTGGCCAGGTTGCTCAAAgccccagggggctggggaggtagGGTTTGGGGCAGGATCTTGGCCCTGCCTCCTGAGGAATTTCCACTCTGCTGGGAGCGAGGCAAAGAAAGGTACCTGAAACAGAGCAATTAAGTGCCACCAACCGTGCCTGCACCAGGGTTCCGGCCATTGTTTGCTCAGGAGGCGGCTCAGTGACTGACCCTAAGTCAAGAAGGAGCGTGCACGGGGCAGGCCAGCCCTGAGGCCCCCCGAGGGGGCAGGGCCTCTGGCTTCCCATTCTTTTATGGTTCCCACAGTGCCCAGGGCCTTCTCTGCTCACAAAGAACTTCAATGCTGGCTTTTGACGGAATCTTTCCCCTTTGTATCTGTCTCTGCGTCTCTCAGCATCTCTGTCTCTACAAGTCTCTGGCTCTCTCTTGTTTCCCAACATCCTTCCCGAGCCCctggggagcagagctggggggcCGGGCAGTGGGAACCAGACTGCGTCCTGTTCTCACCAAGGACAATAAGGGCCGGAAAGGGCTGGAGCCAAGGCCTGGCGCGGACTCCCTTGCTCCCTGCCTGTCCtgggcaccccccaccccccagtccaaCCCCGTGGTGCCCCCTCCCTCCAGTGCCAGTCTGGGAGGAGTCTAGCCTCTGCCAGGGGTTAGGGAGCTCTCTCACACCCCCTTCTCACTGCCCTCCTCTCTGGTAGCATCACCTCCAGCCCCAAGACCTGTGCCTCCGGGGCCAGGAGCTGCTGGAGTGTCCTCCCCGGCCTGGCTCCCCACACATCTAGGGCCCCCTCCCCCTGTATTATTTACTCCTGTTTCCGGAGCTGGTGGCAGTGCTGGCAGGTGGGTGGGTGTCAGGGCCACGTGTGAGGGAGCAGGAGGAAACATCTGGCTTCCCTCTGTCCTCCAGGGGccaccacctctctctcccccaggccTCCAGCCGCTGGGGTGGAGTGGAGCCCAGGAGAGCAGGGGCCAGGAGGTGAgcgcctttgcccctcccacctccaggcctCCAGAAGCCATGATGGCCTCACGCCCCCTTACTTAATGATGGTTATTAGTGGGTAGGATACCCCTGCCAGGGCTAATTGGTAGGTTAAGTCCGAAACACGCAACTAGGCACCCTGGAGATAGGCCCCAATCTGCCTTGTAAATGCATCTGTTCCCTGAGGAAGGGGTCATTATTCCTGAGCCACTCACTGTCCCTGGTGTCTACGCAGTGGGTGGCAGGGTGCTTAGATCGCTGGGCCTGACCCCTGCTCTCCGGCTCTTCCCCACCCTTCCCTAGCCTGGCCCTGCCCAAACTCTCATCTTGAAGCCAGGGTGCCCTCAGGTGGCCAGATAACCCCCACCCTGGGTGTCTATGCTCCCTTGGCTGGGACCTGGCCCTCTGCCCACAGCTCCCACCCCAGTTAGGAGGAAGTCAGAGTTTGACAGAGGGAGCCCTAGAACCAACTCAGCCTCCCCTTAGATCCAGGGTCCATTTGGTCACCCTCCCCCAAAGGGTCCCACATACCACAAGCCCCTAACCATCACTAGGTAAGTTAGAGCCTAGAGTTGCCATTCCCTCTCAGGGAGGCTCTGGTGTCCCTTGAACGCTCTTTGCCTCCGCTCCCAGGGACACTTGCTTCAGACTCCAGCTCGAAAGGGGCCAGTCCTTCAGGGCCTCCCAGGCGGGCTTCCACCCAGACTTGGGCCAGAACGGTGAGACCCAGCCGCAACCCTCCCTAGCCCTCAGGGCAGGCTTGACCTGCAGATTCGAGCTCGTGGCACCCTCTGCAGGCATCCTGGGCACACTGCACAGCACTCCCCCAAGCTAGGGACTGAGGAGCATGGGGTCTGGGATTCCCGAGTGGATTGGAGTGGGTGGGGTGGTCTTCTAATTAGAGAGAGGGGGCTCTAATCCTTGACCAGAACTCCTTCGAGTCACTTCTTCATCTCCACTGGGACTTCATCCCTACTTAGACACATCCCATGTACAGTATTTTGTTGCCAGAGGGCAGGTTCTGCCAACCAACCCAGGTCTTCACTGCCCACGATCAAGCACTGTGCAGGATACAAAGCTGACCACGGCGCTGTGCAAACCCTAAAGCCCATGCCATCCAGCAGAAAGGAAGGTGCTCGGTGCCCTCAAAGGACAGATACTCTGGACAGAAAGGCACCCCTCAGGGCAGAGCACAGAGTAGGACCTGAGAAGCCACATCATTCCCATCAAGGTTGGCTCCAAGGCCGATGGCTTTGTCCCTATCGTTTTATATGCTTTGCTAAAGCGTAGCAAGTCCCTATCTATTGGCTACaagccagagaagagaaatggaggCACCTGAACAAAGAGGATGGGGCAATGATCAACCTTGGAGTCTTTCTAAACCCAGATTATCTGTCCATGCTGGAGCTGAACAGATGGGTCCAGGAGGGCAACATCAGTAGGGACCTCCCTCCCAAGGACTTGGAGCAGAAAGGCCAGGAGGCTTGTTTGCTCGGGGTGGGGAGTCAGAGTAACAAGACCCCCAGAGGTGTAAACGAACTCCACAGGGAGTTGTAGGGGTGAAGGGTTCTCTCCTTCCCTTGTTCTTCTGTTCCAAGATCTATTCCACTCTGATaggcaaggaaggcttcctgcaCTACAGCCTTGACCCCTTTTCCGAAAGGTCAAGACGGCAGATCATCCACGCACTTTTCTTCCACGACGAGACTTTTACACAAGCACTCACGGCACTGACAGCAGTCAGTAAGTATTTGCTAGAAACAACCCTCGGAGGAAGGCAAGCCCCCCCATCCCCAAGGCCTGGAA from Neomonachus schauinslandi chromosome 6, ASM220157v2, whole genome shotgun sequence includes:
- the DPM3 gene encoding dolichol-phosphate mannosyltransferase subunit 3, with amino-acid sequence MTKLAQWLWGLALLGSTWAALTTGALGLELPSSCREVLWPLPAYLLVSAGCYALGTVGYRVATFHDCEDAARELQSQIQEARADLARRGMRF